A genomic region of Globicephala melas chromosome 9, mGloMel1.2, whole genome shotgun sequence contains the following coding sequences:
- the LOC115851772 gene encoding LOW QUALITY PROTEIN: taste receptor type 2 member 38 (The sequence of the model RefSeq protein was modified relative to this genomic sequence to represent the inferred CDS: inserted 3 bases in 2 codons) translates to MVTLTATVTVPYEVRNAFLFFSVLEFAVGILVNAFIFLMNFWVVVRRWPLSNCDLVLLNLSLTWLFLHGLLFLDAIQLTHFQWIKDPLGLCYQTILMLWMLVNQAGLWLTTCLSLLYCSRTVHFFHTFLLRLASWISRKIPQMLLGATFSSCVCTVLYLWDFFNRSHFSVATMLLMNNNTQLXKLRKLNFYHSFLFCSLGSTPSFLLFLVSSAVLIVSLGRHMRTRRAKTRDSRDPSLEAHIKALXGLVSFFYLYMVSFCAGFISVPLLMLWHNKIGVMVCAGILAACPSGHTVILISGNAKLKRAVETILLRAQSSLKVRADRKADPRMPDLC, encoded by the exons ATGGTGACTCTGACTGCCACTGTAACTGTGCCCTATGAAGTCAGGAAtgcatttctgttcttttcagtCCTGGAGTTTGCAGTAGGGATCCTGGTCAATgccttcattttcttgatgaatttTTGGGTCGTGGTGAGGAGGTGGCCACTGAGCAACTGTGATCTTGTCCTGCTGAATCTCAGCCTCACCTGGCTTTTCCTGCACGGGCTGCTCTTTCTGGATGCCATCCAGCTTACCCACTTCCAGTGGATAAAAGACCCGCTGGGCCTCTGCTACCAGACCATCCTCATGCTCTGGATGCTCGTAAATCAAGCTGGCCTCTGGCTCACCACTTGCCTTAGTCTCCTCTACTGCTCCAGGACTGTCCATTTCTTTCACACGTTCCTCCTCCGCTTGGCAAGCTGGatctccaggaagatcccccagaTGCTCCTGGGTGCTACTTTTTCCTCCTGTGTCTGCACTGTTCTCTATTTGTGGGACTTTTTCAATAGATCTCACTTCTCAGTTGCAACCATGCTACTCATGAATAACAATACTCAAT AGAAACTGAGAAAACTCAATTTCTatcattccttcctcttctgcagCCTGGGGTCCAccccttctttcttgctttttctggtttcttctgCGGTGCTGATTGTCTCCCTGGGGAGGCACATGAGGACAAGGAGGGCCAAAACCAGAGACTCTCGGGACCCCAGCCTGGAGGCCCACATCAAAGCACT GGGTCTCGTCTCTTTCTTCTACCTGTATATGGTATCCTTCTGCGCTGGCTTCATCTCGGTGCCTTTGCTGATGCTGTGGCACAACAAGATCGGGGTCATGGTCTGTGCAGGGATACTGGCAGCCTGCCCCTCGGGGCACACAGTCATCCTGATCTCAGGCAATGCCAAGCTGAAGAGAGCCGTGGAGACCATTCTGCTCCGGGCTCAGAGCAGCCTAAAGGTAAGGGCGGACCGCAAGGCAGATCCCAGGATGCCAGATCTATGTTGA